In one Pseudomonas fitomaticsae genomic region, the following are encoded:
- the folE gene encoding GTP cyclohydrolase I FolE has protein sequence MTRSLPENYREILIGLGENPDREGLLDTPVRAAKAMQYLCHGYEQSVDEIVNGALFASDTDEMIIVADIELYSLCEHHLLPFIGKAHVAYIPTGKVLGLSKIARLVDMFARRLQIQENLTRQIAEAVQQVTDAAGVAVVIEARHMCMMMRGVEKQNSTMNTSVMLGAFRESSNTRQEFLQLIGRSK, from the coding sequence ATGACCCGTTCCCTGCCCGAGAATTACCGCGAGATCCTGATCGGTCTCGGTGAAAACCCTGACCGCGAAGGACTGCTCGACACGCCTGTGCGGGCGGCCAAGGCCATGCAGTACCTGTGTCACGGCTACGAACAGAGCGTCGACGAGATCGTCAATGGCGCGCTGTTTGCCTCCGACACCGACGAGATGATCATCGTCGCCGACATCGAGCTCTATTCGTTGTGCGAACATCACCTGCTGCCCTTCATCGGCAAGGCCCATGTGGCTTATATTCCGACGGGCAAGGTGCTGGGGCTGTCGAAGATCGCAAGGCTGGTGGACATGTTCGCCCGCCGCCTGCAGATCCAGGAAAACCTCACCCGCCAGATCGCCGAGGCGGTCCAGCAAGTCACCGATGCCGCCGGTGTCGCGGTGGTCATCGAAGCCCGGCACATGTGCATGATGATGCGCGGTGTCGAGAAACAGAATTCGACCATGAATACCTCGGTCATGCTCGGCGCTTTCCGCGAGTCGAGCAACACCCGCCAGGAGTTCCTGCAATTGATTGGACGGAGCAAGTAA
- the folM gene encoding dihydromonapterin reductase, translating to MTSPTTPILITGAGQRVGLHCAQRLLEDGHRVIFTYRSERPGVKALRDLGAIGLHADFSSEASILAFITELKTHTDSLRAIVHNASEWLAETDDGEAEAFSRMFNIHMLAPYLINLHCAELLQRSSPADIIHISDDVTRKGSSKHIGYCASKAGLDSLTLSFAARYAPSIKVNGIAPALLLFNPDDDAAYRAKALAKSALGIEPGSEVIYQSLRYLLDNPYVTGTTLTVNGGRHVK from the coding sequence ATGACTTCTCCCACAACTCCCATCCTCATCACCGGCGCCGGCCAGCGAGTCGGCCTGCATTGTGCGCAGCGTCTGCTGGAAGACGGACATCGGGTGATCTTCACCTACCGCAGCGAACGGCCGGGTGTGAAGGCATTGCGGGATCTGGGCGCCATCGGGCTGCACGCGGACTTTTCCAGTGAAGCCTCGATCCTCGCGTTCATCACTGAACTCAAGACTCACACCGACAGCCTGCGCGCCATCGTGCACAACGCCTCGGAGTGGCTGGCGGAAACCGACGACGGTGAAGCCGAAGCCTTCAGCCGCATGTTCAACATTCACATGCTGGCGCCTTACCTGATCAACCTGCATTGCGCCGAATTGCTGCAGCGTTCGAGCCCTGCCGACATCATCCACATCAGCGATGACGTCACCCGCAAGGGCAGCAGCAAACACATCGGCTATTGCGCCAGCAAGGCCGGGCTCGACAGTCTCACGTTGTCCTTCGCCGCGCGCTACGCGCCGTCAATCAAGGTCAACGGCATCGCACCAGCCCTGCTATTGTTCAATCCCGACGACGACGCGGCGTACCGCGCCAAGGCGCTGGCCAAGTCCGCGCTGGGCATCGAACCCGGCAGCGAAGTGATTTATCAGAGCCTGCGTTATCTGCTCGACAACCCGTATGTCACCGGCACCACCCTGACCGTCAACGGCGGGCGACACGTCAAGTAA
- a CDS encoding antibiotic biosynthesis monooxygenase: protein MSTSPVTLMVARRVANGRYQDLIAWLREGEQLATDFPGYLGSGVLAPPPGDDEFQIIFRFVDEQTLYAWEHSASRTAWLARGSDLFAHPTEHRVSGIEGWFGAAGARPPRWKQAVAIWLAFFPVSLLFNFVLGPLLAEMSLLPKVFISTLCLTPLMVYFFIPLSTRLLAGWLNPVPARPLPAAPSTQNR from the coding sequence ATGGTCGTTATCAGGATCTGATCGCCTGGTTGCGAGAAGGCGAACAACTGGCCACCGACTTCCCCGGTTATCTCGGCTCCGGCGTACTGGCCCCGCCTCCCGGCGACGATGAATTCCAGATCATTTTCCGTTTCGTCGATGAACAGACCCTGTACGCCTGGGAACACTCGGCCTCGCGCACCGCATGGCTGGCCCGTGGCAGCGATCTGTTTGCCCACCCGACGGAACATCGGGTCAGCGGGATCGAAGGCTGGTTCGGTGCCGCCGGCGCGCGTCCTCCACGCTGGAAACAGGCCGTGGCGATCTGGCTGGCGTTCTTCCCGGTGTCGCTGCTGTTCAATTTCGTTCTGGGCCCGCTGCTCGCTGAAATGAGCCTGTTGCCGAAGGTCTTCATCAGCACGCTGTGCCTGACCCCGTTGATGGTCTACTTCTTCATTCCGCTGTCGACCCGCCTGCTGGCCGGCTGGCTCAACCCGGTGCCTGCACGCCCGCTGCCGGCCGCACCCTCCACGCAAAATCGCTGA